From one Solanum stenotomum isolate F172 chromosome 12, ASM1918654v1, whole genome shotgun sequence genomic stretch:
- the LOC125849387 gene encoding BES1/BZR1 homolog protein 4-like isoform X3 produces MTSGTRLPTWKERENNKRRERRRRAIAAKIFAGLRMYGNYKLPKHCDNNEVLKALCKEAGWIVEEDGTTYRKGCKPVERMDIGGSVSVSPCSSYQLSPGASYNPSPVSSPIPSPVSSHYVSNVQNNSDPNSLIPWLKNLSSGSSPSSSKFPHHLCIPGGSISAPVTPPLSSPTASTPRMNDNWENPTANSTWIQQHYPFLPYSTPPSPGRQTPPDSGWLSGVQTPQDGPSSPTFSLVLSNPFGFKEPLSNGGSRMWTPGQSGTCSPAVGPCMDQTADVPMSDVISAEFAFGSNMKGVVKPWEGERIHEECISDDLELTLGNSSTR; encoded by the exons ATGACTTCCGGCACGAGGCTACCGACATGGAAGGAGAGAGAGAACAATAAGCGGAGAGAGCGGCGGCGGAGGGCGATCGCCGCTAAGATCTTCGCCGGATTAAGGATGTATGGTAATTATAAGCTCCCGAAGCACTGTGATAATAACGAGGTATTGAAAGCTCTGTGTAAAGAGGCTGGTTGGATTGTTGAAGAAGATGGAACTACTTACAGAAAG GGATGCAAGCCAGTTGAACGCATGGATATCGGTGGTTCTGTTTCTGTAAGCCCTTGTTCGTCTTACCAACTGAGCCCTGGTGCTTCATATAATCCGAGTCCAGTTTCATCACCTATCCCTAGCCCAGTCTCATCCCATTATGTTTCCAATGTCCAAAATAATTCTGATCCCAACTCTCTTATTCCTTGGCTTAAGAACCTGTCATCTGGCTCATCACCATCCTCGTCTAAGTTTCCCCATCATCTGTGCATTCCTGGAGGTTCTATAAGTGCTCCTGTGACTCCACCTTTGAGCTCTCCCACTGCCAGTACTCCTAGGATGAATGATAATTGGGAAAATCCCACGGCCAACTCTACATGGATACAGCAGCATTATCCCTTCTTGCCATACTCAACCCCTCCTAGTCCGGGTCGCCAAACCCCACCGGATTCAGGATGGCTCTCTGGTGTTCAAACTCCACAGGATGGGCCTTCATCTCCCACATTCAGCCTTGTCTTGTCAAATCCATTTGGATTTAAGGAGCCATTATCAAATGGAGGGTCTCGAATGTGGACACCTGGACAAAGTGGGACATGTTCACCTGCAGTTGGACCTTGTATGGATCAAACAGCTGATGTACCAATGTCGGATGTTATCTCAGCAGAGTTTGCATTTGGCAGCAATATGAAGGGTGTAGTAAAGCCATGGGAAGGAGAAAGAATTCATGAAGAGTGCATCAGTGATGATCTTGAGCTTACACTTGGGAACTCCAGCACTAG ATAG
- the LOC125849387 gene encoding BES1/BZR1 homolog protein 4-like isoform X2, giving the protein MTSGTRLPTWKERENNKRRERRRRAIAAKIFAGLRMYGNYKLPKHCDNNEVLKALCKEAGWIVEEDGTTYRKQGCKPVERMDIGGSVSVSPCSSYQLSPGASYNPSPVSSPIPSPVSSHYVSNVQNNSDPNSLIPWLKNLSSGSSPSSSKFPHHLCIPGGSISAPVTPPLSSPTASTPRMNDNWENPTANSTWIQQHYPFLPYSTPPSPGRQTPPDSGWLSGVQTPQDGPSSPTFSLVLSNPFGFKEPLSNGGSRMWTPGQSGTCSPAVGPCMDQTADVPMSDVISAEFAFGSNMKGVVKPWEGERIHEECISDDLELTLGNSSTR; this is encoded by the exons ATGACTTCCGGCACGAGGCTACCGACATGGAAGGAGAGAGAGAACAATAAGCGGAGAGAGCGGCGGCGGAGGGCGATCGCCGCTAAGATCTTCGCCGGATTAAGGATGTATGGTAATTATAAGCTCCCGAAGCACTGTGATAATAACGAGGTATTGAAAGCTCTGTGTAAAGAGGCTGGTTGGATTGTTGAAGAAGATGGAACTACTTACAGAAAG CAGGGATGCAAGCCAGTTGAACGCATGGATATCGGTGGTTCTGTTTCTGTAAGCCCTTGTTCGTCTTACCAACTGAGCCCTGGTGCTTCATATAATCCGAGTCCAGTTTCATCACCTATCCCTAGCCCAGTCTCATCCCATTATGTTTCCAATGTCCAAAATAATTCTGATCCCAACTCTCTTATTCCTTGGCTTAAGAACCTGTCATCTGGCTCATCACCATCCTCGTCTAAGTTTCCCCATCATCTGTGCATTCCTGGAGGTTCTATAAGTGCTCCTGTGACTCCACCTTTGAGCTCTCCCACTGCCAGTACTCCTAGGATGAATGATAATTGGGAAAATCCCACGGCCAACTCTACATGGATACAGCAGCATTATCCCTTCTTGCCATACTCAACCCCTCCTAGTCCGGGTCGCCAAACCCCACCGGATTCAGGATGGCTCTCTGGTGTTCAAACTCCACAGGATGGGCCTTCATCTCCCACATTCAGCCTTGTCTTGTCAAATCCATTTGGATTTAAGGAGCCATTATCAAATGGAGGGTCTCGAATGTGGACACCTGGACAAAGTGGGACATGTTCACCTGCAGTTGGACCTTGTATGGATCAAACAGCTGATGTACCAATGTCGGATGTTATCTCAGCAGAGTTTGCATTTGGCAGCAATATGAAGGGTGTAGTAAAGCCATGGGAAGGAGAAAGAATTCATGAAGAGTGCATCAGTGATGATCTTGAGCTTACACTTGGGAACTCCAGCACTAGGTAA
- the LOC125849387 gene encoding BES1/BZR1 homolog protein 4-like isoform X4, with translation MTSGTRLPTWKERENNKRRERRRRAIAAKIFAGLRMYGNYKLPKHCDNNEVLKALCKEAGWIVEEDGTTYRKGCKPVERMDIGGSVSVSPCSSYQLSPGASYNPSPVSSPIPSPVSSHYVSNVQNNSDPNSLIPWLKNLSSGSSPSSSKFPHHLCIPGGSISAPVTPPLSSPTASTPRMNDNWENPTANSTWIQQHYPFLPYSTPPSPGRQTPPDSGWLSGVQTPQDGPSSPTFSLVLSNPFGFKEPLSNGGSRMWTPGQSGTCSPAVGPCMDQTADVPMSDVISAEFAFGSNMKGVVKPWEGERIHEECISDDLELTLGNSSTR, from the exons ATGACTTCCGGCACGAGGCTACCGACATGGAAGGAGAGAGAGAACAATAAGCGGAGAGAGCGGCGGCGGAGGGCGATCGCCGCTAAGATCTTCGCCGGATTAAGGATGTATGGTAATTATAAGCTCCCGAAGCACTGTGATAATAACGAGGTATTGAAAGCTCTGTGTAAAGAGGCTGGTTGGATTGTTGAAGAAGATGGAACTACTTACAGAAAG GGATGCAAGCCAGTTGAACGCATGGATATCGGTGGTTCTGTTTCTGTAAGCCCTTGTTCGTCTTACCAACTGAGCCCTGGTGCTTCATATAATCCGAGTCCAGTTTCATCACCTATCCCTAGCCCAGTCTCATCCCATTATGTTTCCAATGTCCAAAATAATTCTGATCCCAACTCTCTTATTCCTTGGCTTAAGAACCTGTCATCTGGCTCATCACCATCCTCGTCTAAGTTTCCCCATCATCTGTGCATTCCTGGAGGTTCTATAAGTGCTCCTGTGACTCCACCTTTGAGCTCTCCCACTGCCAGTACTCCTAGGATGAATGATAATTGGGAAAATCCCACGGCCAACTCTACATGGATACAGCAGCATTATCCCTTCTTGCCATACTCAACCCCTCCTAGTCCGGGTCGCCAAACCCCACCGGATTCAGGATGGCTCTCTGGTGTTCAAACTCCACAGGATGGGCCTTCATCTCCCACATTCAGCCTTGTCTTGTCAAATCCATTTGGATTTAAGGAGCCATTATCAAATGGAGGGTCTCGAATGTGGACACCTGGACAAAGTGGGACATGTTCACCTGCAGTTGGACCTTGTATGGATCAAACAGCTGATGTACCAATGTCGGATGTTATCTCAGCAGAGTTTGCATTTGGCAGCAATATGAAGGGTGTAGTAAAGCCATGGGAAGGAGAAAGAATTCATGAAGAGTGCATCAGTGATGATCTTGAGCTTACACTTGGGAACTCCAGCACTAGGTAA
- the LOC125849387 gene encoding BES1/BZR1 homolog protein 4-like isoform X1, with product MTSGTRLPTWKERENNKRRERRRRAIAAKIFAGLRMYGNYKLPKHCDNNEVLKALCKEAGWIVEEDGTTYRKQGCKPVERMDIGGSVSVSPCSSYQLSPGASYNPSPVSSPIPSPVSSHYVSNVQNNSDPNSLIPWLKNLSSGSSPSSSKFPHHLCIPGGSISAPVTPPLSSPTASTPRMNDNWENPTANSTWIQQHYPFLPYSTPPSPGRQTPPDSGWLSGVQTPQDGPSSPTFSLVLSNPFGFKEPLSNGGSRMWTPGQSGTCSPAVGPCMDQTADVPMSDVISAEFAFGSNMKGVVKPWEGERIHEECISDDLELTLGNSSTR from the exons ATGACTTCCGGCACGAGGCTACCGACATGGAAGGAGAGAGAGAACAATAAGCGGAGAGAGCGGCGGCGGAGGGCGATCGCCGCTAAGATCTTCGCCGGATTAAGGATGTATGGTAATTATAAGCTCCCGAAGCACTGTGATAATAACGAGGTATTGAAAGCTCTGTGTAAAGAGGCTGGTTGGATTGTTGAAGAAGATGGAACTACTTACAGAAAG CAGGGATGCAAGCCAGTTGAACGCATGGATATCGGTGGTTCTGTTTCTGTAAGCCCTTGTTCGTCTTACCAACTGAGCCCTGGTGCTTCATATAATCCGAGTCCAGTTTCATCACCTATCCCTAGCCCAGTCTCATCCCATTATGTTTCCAATGTCCAAAATAATTCTGATCCCAACTCTCTTATTCCTTGGCTTAAGAACCTGTCATCTGGCTCATCACCATCCTCGTCTAAGTTTCCCCATCATCTGTGCATTCCTGGAGGTTCTATAAGTGCTCCTGTGACTCCACCTTTGAGCTCTCCCACTGCCAGTACTCCTAGGATGAATGATAATTGGGAAAATCCCACGGCCAACTCTACATGGATACAGCAGCATTATCCCTTCTTGCCATACTCAACCCCTCCTAGTCCGGGTCGCCAAACCCCACCGGATTCAGGATGGCTCTCTGGTGTTCAAACTCCACAGGATGGGCCTTCATCTCCCACATTCAGCCTTGTCTTGTCAAATCCATTTGGATTTAAGGAGCCATTATCAAATGGAGGGTCTCGAATGTGGACACCTGGACAAAGTGGGACATGTTCACCTGCAGTTGGACCTTGTATGGATCAAACAGCTGATGTACCAATGTCGGATGTTATCTCAGCAGAGTTTGCATTTGGCAGCAATATGAAGGGTGTAGTAAAGCCATGGGAAGGAGAAAGAATTCATGAAGAGTGCATCAGTGATGATCTTGAGCTTACACTTGGGAACTCCAGCACTAG ATAG